One window from the genome of Penaeus monodon isolate SGIC_2016 chromosome 4, NSTDA_Pmon_1, whole genome shotgun sequence encodes:
- the LOC119572559 gene encoding gastrula zinc finger protein XlCGF8.2DB-like translates to MVTRVSPSEKFECDVCAKRFAQKSHLNGHMLVHSEKKYGCEICGKRFILESHLSSHMHVHSEKKFVCELCGKRFTHKSHLSSHLLVHSEKRFGCEICGKRFTQLSHLNSHRFVHTRGKVWCECVANVHTANPPNITGVFKPGKNFV, encoded by the exons ATGGTCACTCGGGTTTCCCCCAGTGAGAAATTTGAGTGTGATGTATGTGCAAAAAGATTTGCACAGAAGAGCCACCTGAATGGGCATATGCTAGTTCACAGTGAAAAGAAATATGGGTGTGAGATCTGTGGTAAACGTTTCATACTGGAAAGCCACCTTAGTAGCCACATGCATGTGCACAGTGAGAAAAAATTTGTGTGCGAGTTGTGTGGAAAGCGATTCACACACAAAAGCCACCTCAGTAGCCATTTGCTGGTGCATAGTGAGAAAAGGTTTGGATGTGAGATATGTGGAAAGCGTTTTACACAGTTAAGTCACCTCAACAGCCATAGATTTGTTCACACGAGGGGGAAAGTTTGGTGTGAATGTGTGGCAAACGTTCACACAGCTAACCCCCCAAATATCACAGGGGTTTTCAAACCC ggaaaaaactTTGTTTGA